A single region of the Triticum dicoccoides isolate Atlit2015 ecotype Zavitan chromosome 2B, WEW_v2.0, whole genome shotgun sequence genome encodes:
- the LOC119360592 gene encoding uncharacterized protein LOC119360592, which yields MPTFGIWDGSTNFRSHSDLSSSSENGHEVPRSNPLNGSNRNGVHQEKVQLPPFTPVNLLDLSGHVNLHMRCIRSVQYNLEAMHGKLLKSVIEASSAGVLDEDRFVVPPLRPAPRSTPCQRLPPSLSTAVVPRQPIIERQVESEYLPSPCTHIPPNGFSAYPPFAGPWFPNNEDMSQTYGASNYVHNMNYSMPFGIDAFSSGVAFYLAMWDFPQSRGTGTYIPRTGWNRDKSWNDRGRMQRQRQSDRGYGEGRPDVASSNGHVAGASTAGLTLTMRGNPHQGASSSTTPSSNNEQRSENGWVVTRMPPRITIPRHGSGSHPSSPAVVITPVVTAEQHGNLEFGTMGPFSVARQNSVFDEQFPALQETTRQGQQGPQRSPRPGAGATPRSWPAEASGSAMQSPRPGVTMSQSWPNLPAHSPMPVVRTIQSWPHVPSPRPGVGAAQNGPVGSPAASTSQSPRPGTSAAENRAAGPYQLQDDADFPPLATENPYDADFPPLQVAARR from the exons ATGCCAACTTTTGGAATTTGGGATG GTTCAACCAACTTCAGGAGCCACTCCGATCTATCCTCTTCCTCGGAGAATGGTCACGAGGTTCCTCGTTCTAACCCCCTTAACGGGTCAAACCGGAACGGTGTCCATCAAGagaaggtgcaacttcctcctttcACGCCGGTGAACCTACTGGACCTCTCAGGACATGTGAATTTACACATGAGATGCATACGAAGTGTTCAGTACAACTTGGAGGCCATGCACGGTAAGCTCCTCAAGTCGGTTATAGAGGCGTCTTCAGCAGGTGTGTTGGATGAGGATCGCTTTGTAGTTCCACCTCTGCGCCCTGCTCCGAGGTCAACTCCATGCCAGCGGCTGCCTCCTTCTCTCAGCACGGCAGTTGTTCCTCGGCAACCGATCATTGAGCGCCAAGTTGAATCGGAATATCTGCCGTCACCTTGTACCCACATTCCACCCAATGGATTCTCGGCCTATCCCCCTTTTGCTGGTCCTTGGTTTCCAAACAACGAGGACATGTCTCAGACTTATGGAGCTAGCAATTACGTGCATAACATG AACTACTCGATGCCTTTCGGAATAGATGCTTTCTCCAGCGGGGTGGCATTCTATCTAGCTATGTGGGATTTCCCTCAATCACGTGGAACAGGCACATACATCCCCAGAACA GGTTGGAACAGGGACAAGTCGTGGAATGATAGGGGAAGGATGCAAAGGCAGCGGCAATCAGACCGGGGTTACGGAGAAGGGAGACCGGATGTTGCCTCAAGCAATGGGCATGTTGCGGGCGCAAGCACAGCAGGACTAACATTGACGATGCGAGGTAACCCACACCAGGGTGCCTCTTCAAGCACAACCCCTTCAAGCAACAATGAGCAGAG GTCTGAGAATGGGTGGGTGGTGACACGGATGCCGCCGAGGATCACGATTCCTCGTCATGGCAGTGGCAGCCATCCCTCTTCACCTGCTGTGGTGATCACACCTGTCGTCACGGCGGAACAGCATGGGAACTTGGAGTTCGGAACCATGGGGCCTTTCTCAGTGGCTCGTCAAAACTCCGTGTTCGATGAACAATTCCCTGCTCTCCAAGAAACAACAAGGCAGGGACAACAAGGCCCACAGAGGAGCCCCAGGCCAGGCGCGGGTGCAACCCCCAGGAGCTGGCCTGCAGAAGCCTCTGGGTCAGCAATGCAGAGCCCTAGACCCGGTGTGACTATGAGCCAAAGCTGGCCCAACCTGCCGGCACATAGCCCCATGCCTGTTGTGCGTACAATCCAGAGCTGGCCCCACGTGCCATCCCCCAGGCCTGGTGTGGGTGCGGCCCAAAACGGGCCCGTAGGATCCCCCGCTGCCTCCACATCGCAGAGCCCTCGGCCCGGTACCAGTGCGGCCGAAAACAG GGCTGCCGGGCCTTACCAGCTGCAAGACGATGCTGACTTCCCTCCCCTGGCGACCGAGAACCCGTACGATGCTGACTTCCCTCCTCTCCAAGTTGCGGCCCGCCGCTGA
- the LOC119360591 gene encoding uncharacterized protein LOC119360591, producing the protein MASSYPTRPNHRGSGVHNHGGGGRGFGGRGHNGGHGYGHHYNGNGGGRGGRGGHHHRWNDYGRGGHHHGYGYGGGHHQQQGYGYGGGGHHAYGYGYGGGGDGMFHHNYGVPGYGMGPSRPLPVPPTSHPHAPGIAPAPAPSTSHPHAPGPGLVPDERPRWITLMAPRRRPPVIPPPLRAAEAAAREVVLRLHPTEEAERRRHKVIDYAKNLIGTTFGCEVFPFGSVPLKTYLPDGDVDITIITNTNLDDSFVQDVCCLLATEQSSDDAEFALRDIQVINAKVKIIKCVIDNLVMDISFNQVGGVSTLCFLELVNKEVGKDHLFKRSIILIKAWCYHEGNIHGSNHWLMSTYALEVLILYIFNLFHSSIHGPLQALYKFLLYYSKFDWDNQCLTLNGPVPLRNDAAGLAAANEELLLSKEPLKRSLRKLFELPADSDRRDPDLRLKYLNIVDPLKGDNNLGTSISEANSRVIRDAFAAGAEKLGKILRLPCERIAEEVYVFFTHTLRKHGRGERQDLGESVSQSMPEPGNARGEDVSGLGTSCMDEDEKRIHRISGSTNFRSHSDLSSSSENGHEVPGSNPFNGSNRNGVHQEKVQLPPFTPVNLLDLSGHVNLHMRCIRSVQYNLEAMHDKLLKSVIEASSAGVLDEDRFVVPPLRPAPRPTSCPRPPPSLGTAVVPRQPITERQVEPEYLPSPCTHIPPNGFSAYPPFAGPWFPNTEDMSQTYGASTYVHNMNYSMPFGIDAFSSGVAFYPAMWDFPQSRGTGTYIPRTGWNRDKSWNDRGRMQRQRQSDRGYGEGRPDVTSSNGHVAGASAAGLTLTMRGNPHQGASSSTTPSSNNEQRSENGWVVTRMPPRITIPRHGSGSHPSSPAVVITPVVTAEQHGNLEFGTMGPFSVARQNSVFDEQFPALQETTRQGQQGPQRSPRPGAGATPRSWPAEASGSAMQSPRPGVTMSQSWPNLPAHSPMPVVRTIQSWPHVPSPRPGVGAAQNGPVGSPAASTSQSPRPGTSAAENRAAGPYQLQDDADFPPLATENPYDADFPPLQAAARR; encoded by the exons ATGGCGTCCTCCTACCCCACCAGGCCCAACCACCGGGGCAGCGGCGTGCACAACCACGGGGGAGGCGGGCGCGGGTTCGGCGGCCGCGGGCACAACGGCGGGCACGGCTACGGCCACCACTACAACGGGAACGGCGGCGGGCGCGGGGGCCGGGGCGGCCACCACCACCGCTGGAACGACTACGGACGAGGCGGCCACCACCACGGGTACGGCTACGGGGGCGGCCACCACCAGCAACAAGGGTACGGCTACGGGGGCGGCGGCCACCACGCGTACGGGTACgggtacggcggcggcggcgacgggatgtTCCACCACAACTACGGCGTCCCCGGCTACGGCATGGGCCCGAGCCGCCCGCTGCCGGTGCCGCCCACGAGCCACCCCCACGCGCCCGGCATCGCGCCAGCGCCAGCGCCGTCCACGAGCCACCCCCACGCGCCCGGCCCCGGCTTGGTCCCGGACGAGCGGCCGCGCTGGATAACGCTGATGGCGCCGCGGAGGCGGCCCCCGGTCATCCCGCCGCCGCTGCGGGCCGCGGAGGCGGCCGCCCGCGAGGTGGTGCTGCGGCTGCACCCGACGGAGGAGGCGGAGCGGCGCCGGCACAAGGTCATCGACTACGCCAAGAACCTCATCGGCACCACCTTCGGGTGCGAG GTGTTCCCGTTCGGGTCGGTGCCCCTGAAGACGTACCTCCCCGATGGTGATGTCGACATCACCATAATCACGAACACcaacttggacgacagcttcgtccagGACGTCTGTTGTTTGCTCGCAACCGAACAGAGCAGCGACGATGCCGAGTTTGCGCTGAGGGACATTCAGGTCATCAACGCAAAG GTCAAGATAATCAAATGTGTTATCGACAACCTTGTGATGGACATCTCCTTCAACCAAGTCGGCGGTGTGTCCACCCTCTGTTTCCTTGAGCTG GTCAACAAAGAGGTCGGGAAGGACCATCTCTTCAAGCGGAGCATCATCCTGATCAAGGCTTGGTGTTACCACGAGGGTAACATTCATGGATCTAACCATTGGTTGATGTCTACGTACGCATTGGAGGTGTTGATTCTGTACATCttcaaccttttccacagctcgatacATGGCCCTTTGCAG GCCCTCTACAAGTTTCTGCTGTACTACAGCAAGTTTGATTGGGACAACCAGTGCCTTACTTTAAATGGCCCTGTCCCCCTGCGCAACGACGCTG CTGGGCTTGCTGCCGCAAATGAGGAATTACTGCTGAGCAAGGAGCCCCTCAAGCGCTCACTGCGTAAGCTTTTTGAGCTTCCAGCAGATTCTGATAGGCGTGACCCAGACTTACGCCTGAAGTACCTCAACATTGTTGACCCCTTGAAGGGGGATAACAACCTCGGCACAAGTATCAGCGAAG CAAACTCTCGTGTCATCCGGGATGCCTTTGCAGCTGGCGCAGAGAAGCTCGGAAAAATTCTCAGGCTGCCTTGCGAACGTATTGCGGAAGAAGTCTATGTGTTTTTTACACATACGTTGCGTAAACATGGACGGGGCGAAAGGCAGGACCTTGGAGAAAGTGTGTCCCAGTCCATGCCTGAGCCTGGAAATGCACGTGGCGAAGATGTGTCCGGCCTCGGAACTTCTTGCATGGATGAAGACGAAAagagaattcatcggatctcag GTTCAACCAACTTCAGGAGCCACTCCGATCTATCCTCTTCCTCGGAGAATGGTCACGAGGTTCCTGGTTCTAACCCTTTTAACGGGTCAAACCGGAACGGTGTCCATCAAGAGAAGGTGCAGCTTCCTCCTTTCACGCCGGTGAACCTACTGGACCTCTCAGGGCATGTGAATTTACACATGAGATGCATACGAAGTGTTCAGTACAACTTGGAGGCCATGCACGATAAGCTCCTCAAGTCGGTTATAGAGGCGTCTTCAGCAGGTGTGCTGGATGAGGATCGCTTTGTAGTTCCACCTCTGCGCCCTGCTCCGAGGCCAACTTCATGCCCGCGGCCGCCTCCTTCTCTCGGCACGGCAGTTGTTCCTCGGCAACCGATCACTGAGCGCCAAGTTGAACCGGAATATCTGCCGTCACCTTGTACCCACATTCCACCCAATGGATTCTCGGCCTATCCCCCTTTTGCTGGTCCTTGGTTTCCAAACACCGAGGACATGTCTCAGACTTATGGAGCTAGCACTTACGTGCATAACATG AACTACTCGATGCCTTTCGGAATAGATGCTTTCTCCAGCGGGGTGGCATTCTATCCAGCTATGTGGGATTTCCCTCAATCACGTGGAACAGGCACATACATCCCCAGAACA GGTTGGAACAGGGACAAGTCGTGGAATGATAGGGGAAGGATGCAAAGGCAGCGGCAATCAGACCGGGGTTACGGAGAAGGGAGACCGGATGTTACCTCAAGCAATGGGCATGTTGCGGGCGCAAGCGCAGCAGGACTAACATTGACGATGCGAGGTAACCCACACCAGGGTGCCTCTTCAAGCACAACCCCTTCAAGCAACAATGAGCAGAG GTCTGAGAATGGGTGGGTGGTGACACGGATGCCGCCGAGGATCACGATTCCTCGTCATGGCAGTGGCAGCCATCCCTCTTCACCTGCTGTGGTGATCACACCTGTCGTCACGGCGGAACAGCATGGGAACTTGGAGTTCGGAACCATGGGGCCTTTCTCAGTGGCTCGTCAAAACTCCGTGTTCGATGAACAATTCCCTGCTCTCCAAGAAACAACAAGGCAGGGACAACAAGGCCCACAGAGGAGCCCCAGGCCAGGCGCGGGTGCAACCCCCAGGAGCTGGCCTGCAGAAGCCTCTGGGTCAGCAATGCAGAGCCCTAGACCCGGTGTGACTATGAGCCAAAGCTGGCCCAACCTGCCGGCACATAGCCCCATGCCTGTTGTGCGTACAATCCAGAGCTGGCCCCACGTGCCATCCCCCAGGCCTGGTGTGGGTGCGGCCCAAAATGGGCCCGTAGGATCCCCCGCTGCCTCCACATCGCAGAGCCCTCGGCCCGGTACCAGTGCGGCCGAAAACAG GGCTGCCGGGCCTTACCAGCTGCAAGACGATGCTGACTTCCCTCCCCTGGCGACCGAGAACCCGTACGATGCTGACTTCCCTCCTCTCCAAGCTGCGGCCCGCCGCTGA